gaaccagggccagctgcagcgaggactatagcctctgtacaagGGGCGTCCGCTTAAAGGCCTCGGTAGGCTTCtctgtcgctatccgtcaatccgactccgtggtcacgcagaggctattaaacctttcgaagttctccgtcgggatgtcggatacgcaaggcagttcacctcccgatcagtaggcgtcgctacgttaaacgacccaaaCTCGCGACGTCTATCATGAAAGTCGTTTACTGATGGTTcgccttccggctccgttccactcctcacagtgaatgatggcgagcgagagagaaagactgttgttggagttggagcttgttgaaattgaaatgcaaataattttgaccaaatgttgaccgacacacagtaaactctttcaaaaatggcggtgttgttgttctgagaggaaggagctaaaccggaaatgatgttgttagccgaccaatcacaacccttgcggtctccgggAGTCTCCATCTCCATggctctccgtaggcgaccatgaATCAGGCTTAACCCACTACGTCACCAACTACCCCTACAAGTTGGCTTTTTGTCGGCCCGCCTGCTGCTGGTGTTGATGTGGTGGAGGTTCTGTAATTGACTGATAACGGCAGATAACTTATGGCTGGTTGAACGGTTCAGCCCAATAAGTCATGCACATGTGGCACTTCTCACGCTTTGGCAGACAAAGaaccttcctttttttttgcagccaTATCGTGAGCACTGAGGCAGGCATGAACGAAGACTGAATGGGGCGTCTGTTTCCCACCAAAAGCCCGGAAGGGAAGATGCTCTCAATGTGGCCCGTCCATTAGCCAGCGCAGGAGATGCTGTGGTTTGATGTTGTGAATCAGCAGACACCATGATTGGCTAATGACGCATTGCAGAACACAGCCTgtgcttcatttttttttttatagtgtcAAAAGAATTACACGAAactctgagagagagagaaaaaaagggcaAGATTATAATCCATGTAAACTAAACCAGCTAAGCAGATCAGGTCATAGTGTTAGCTTAAAGAGTTTCTGCTTTAAGatgactttggctgtgttcgaaatcgcatactacatactacatactacatactacatactgctcgatcagacagtatgcagagtagCTGTAACTGCACCTGTGGGAGGTGCAGTTACAGCTAATGATGAAGAAGAATGAGGGAAGACAAAGGATTAGAGGACGTAATGGAGGCTGAAATGAATAAGTCAGCCAGTCTGGTTTTTCAAAATTATGTTTCAGACGGCAAAGAAAAAGACGCAGAAATaaacttttgtttaatttaccACCAGAGAATGAAAATATGAACAAACTCTCCTGTTAATCAGAAGTGTTACTGTTGCAAACCAGACTGTCCAGTTTCTCCTGTAATTGTGTTGAGATTCGAGCCCTGCATGGGATTGTTTTCTTAATCCTGCTCCCATCTGCTCCTGCAGGATTTCAGACCTTTACTACCTGCTCCCCCAATCCTAATGCAGCCCTCTGCTGTGAATTACCTTACAGACACCCTGTTATTTATACCAACAAAACGCATTGGTAATGGAACTTACACAGTGAAGTCAGCTGGCACAGTGCTGACATGAAGCAGCAACTTTAGTTTGTTTTCCAAATCAGCTGCTATGAAGCAGGCAGTAAAGAAGAGATGTAAAAGTAAGTAAAAGGGAGATTATACTCACTTAATTTCATGTATGCATAGAATAAAAGGGAGTAAAGTAAAGTGAAAAATCACAAAAGCTTTAACAAGGGGTGTTATTtaagtaaggcaaggcaaggcaaggcatctttatttatacagcgcatttcataccacaggcaactcaatgtgctttacataaagacaaggaaagcagcaatttaaagagaaaaaaaatagaataaaaattaaaaacacagttaaaagcaatcaaagaagaggggaaaaagaaaaatataaactcaaccataagcacacggaaagagaaatgtttttaacctggatttaaaagtgcttacagttggggctgatttcagttctgctggtagtttgttccagttgtgtgcagcataacagctaaaagctgcttcaccgggtctagtttgaactctgggctccactatctgacctgagtcagcagatctcagagctctgctgggtttatactcagctagcatgtcattcatgtattctggaccgaaaccattctgtgatttgtggacgagtagcagaactttaaaatctattctgtatctgaccgggagccgatgtaaagacttgagaactggggtgatgtgatgtgatctctttgttctggttaagactcgggctgcagcgttctgaatgagctgcagctgtttgagactcttttgggggagtccagtcagaagaccgttacagtagtccagtctgttggagatgaaagcatgaatcagcttctcctgatctgtttgggacatgaaacccttaattctggagatgttcttaagttgataaaaggctgatttggtgactgatttgatatgattgttgaaggtcaggtctgagtctatcagcacgccgaggttccggacttggtctttagtacCACTGTGTACCTGTGTGAGTACCACTGTTTTACCACCAATTCAGAAAAGGTGACTTCTAATGTTTCACTGAAATATTTGCTCTAAATTTATATGGAAGTGTTTGGGGAGGTGGTGGTACTTTCTGTTTTGGAGGCAGTTAGTTTAGACAGTTACTTTGTGAGCTGGAGCACATATTTACCTACAGTTTGAAAAACAAATGGTTCAGCTGCAGCATGTAAAACTACAGAGTTTGAACCACATTTGTACAGCAAACGGAAGGAGGACCAGcgttgttgaattttttttttttagatgtatgCAACAACATGCAAAGGCTGCAGGAAATGAATATTTAGGTAATTGAGACTTCTATCGATTAATAAAACAATCAGATAAGAAGCTGCTGTGATGGGCGGAGACAGATTAAGGAACATGGTGAGCTCGTGCTAGCTCGTGCTAGCTCGTGCTAGCTCGTGCTAGCTCGTGCTAGCTCGTGCTAGCTCGTGCTAGCTCGTGCTAGCGGGGTAGTTGGGGTGACATACTGTTTGTCCAACACGATAAACTCAAGTTGAGTGGCTATACTGCCAAGCTCAAATaattatctttatttattttagtgaCTGCTTCATCCTCTTGTGTCCTGTCCTTTTCTGCTTTTCCTTTCTTATTGTAACTATAACGTATCACTTGTTCCCAGCATGGTTTCAATAAACCAATGGAATTAGCAGTTTAATGTTACATTTGTGTTCGGCcctgttttcttttctccccACCAGCACTCTGGGATGACTGTGCTTGAAATTATTCAGCTCTTCTGTGATCTCAGACCAGCTGTGGCTTATCTCGTTCTGGGATAACAAATCTTATTTTTTCTTGTGATAACAGTTTAACCATTTGGTAATCATGAGAAAACGAAAGTGGATTCCTGTTGTCGGACACCATCCCAGCATGCATAGATGCTATCTGAAGCAACTGATTTAAAGCTAAAAATGTCAGATGGTTAACAGTGCTGTTCGGCTTTATGAGCAGCTGCTGGCTGAAGCTGATAAGAGGGTCGACCTCACGTCTTCGCCCACTggaagaaaaagtcacactaaGTGCTAGTTGCACTTAGTTGACCCCATGAAGGCTTAGTATCTCATCAGCTGAGAGACTCTCCAGGCAAATGGTCAGAATCCTTTAAAATCTTGGTAATCGGAATGATGAGAGATTGGCCTGATAACACTTaagtgttattattattataatcttTACCTCACATTGTTACCTAAACAGTACgagaagagatttttttttagatttattttgatTATAGCAGAAGAAATGGATGTTTGAAAAAGTGttgcttctttctgttcatgaaaTGTTCTCCCTGCTGTGCAGATGCTTGGTTACTACCGTGTATCCTGTCAACCAAACCCAACAACAAAGAAGTACACCGCTCGTCCTCTCATCCTTCTCATGGTGAGCCTCCATCTTCACCGCATCGTTCAGCAGACCGGTAAGGACGCATCAATCGTAACCAATGGTGCTGCCGTCCCTTAGCTGGTTCCACGAGGAAGAGTTGCCTCTGTTTGGCCTGTGCCAATTACGAGACGTCTGGCAACGCCAACACCACGCTCAAgactagggctgagcaattttatcgatagtgcgatatatatatatcgatattttgtttcccgataaagtattgggtagtaatataatataatacaatacaatgccagggggtcacattatacaaaacattagttcataaaaatgttatataaagtgcacagctctcacgtttgtgacacgtttgtttgtttctgtttgtcttgcGGTGttttccttccggttcaaatgacggaccaccagtccaatcaaagttaaagtcaaatttagagtccagactaaacatggagaagcagcatttagctgttatgctgcaaacaagtggaacaaactgccagtggagattaaactttcaccaaatggagacatttttacatccaggttaaagacatttctgttctcatgtgaaatctgcacgctatctttgaacttatctgtttttaaattaattcaaattattttatttgtttctctttatattcttttatgtatttttaatgcttcttccactccctgctgcaatgcttttattttatgtgaagcactttgaattgttttgtacatgacattacaaataaatttgatttgatttgatactcTGTCACCTctggtggtttccttctatgtagcttattgttaactgtaatgttatatcttcatttgtaagtcgctttggataaaaagcgtctgctaaatatATGAACATATgtggaacagaaaaaaaatcaaggaaATTAGGAAAGATGGGGGTGGAGTGAAAACGAGTGTGAGAAAGAGAAAAGGGACAAAAGGGGAAGGGAGTAAAAttgggtttgtgtgtgttatagAGTTAGTGGAGGGGAGGGAGCATAGAGAGTGTGTGagagagggaaggaaggagCGAGCAGGGGGAGGAGAGGAAAGTAGCTCTGGCTGCGCTGCATCATCACTACACCTCCACTACAGCAGAGAGGAGAGGCGCTCCACCGTCTGCCTCCTGCTCCCTGATTCACACCAACAAATTCACGCTCCCGCGCTCTGGAAGTCGGCCAGCTTCTGCTTCCCCATCACCCCCAGAACGGATCTTTCTCCAGGAGTCTGAAGACGTCTGACTGACCTGACTCTGTTCGCCGGGGGAGCCGTCACAGTCGGCGTGAAGAATTGACAACATTGGAAGCTGCCGGGAattgtttttccctcctttTGGCTGGTATTTGGAGAGTGAAAGTGGACGGCTATTGTGTTTTTGGTGGCAGCAGAGTGCTTACCTCAGGATTTGTAGAcaaggggagggagggagggcgGGTATGAGAAGCAGCTGCGAGGGGAGGACGGGTTGCACTGCAGCATCAGACTGGCATCTCTTTTTCTATGGtgggcatttttcttttttctttttttttcctcttgcaGTTGCACTCATGCAAATCCGTCCCagccggcagcagcagcagagcctgGCTGCATTCGGTACGCACCCATGGATTAAAGCTAATTTAAGGACGGGCTGAGGGGGGAAAAGATGCTGATTTAAGGAGGAAAAAGGAGGCCCGCTTTGCTACTGGAGCAGCTGAAATGTTATATCTTCATTTGGATAAAAAGCTAAATGCATAAacgtaagtaaaaaaaaaataaatcaaggaaATTAGGAAAGATGGGGGCGGAGTGAAAACGAGTGTGAAAATCACTTTCTACAACTTGAGGATTTAGAAGATAAATAAGTAAAAGAGAGACTTTGATGAGGAGATGACGGCCGAGTCGAGCTGAAACCGCCCCCCCCCACCCATGTCCAGTCCAAACATGAACTCTTCCTCGGATGCGAACCAAAGCGGCTCCCCCCTGTTCTGTCTGCTGGGCGCCGTGGGTTACCCCCGCAGCCTGGACACCTGCCTGCTGGAGGTGGCCATCATCCTCTTCCTCACCGTGCTCATCATCGCCGGCAACCTGGTGGTGATCTTCGTGTTCCACTGCGCGCCGCTGCtgcaccaccacaccaccagccACTTCATCCAGACCATGGCCTACGCCGACCTGCTGGTGGGCGTCAGCTGCCTGGTGCCCTCGCTGTCCCTGCTGCACTACCTGCGCGGCCTGAACGAGGAGCTCACCTGCAAGGTGTTCGGCTACATGGTGTCCGTGCTGAAGAGCGTGTCCATGGCGTCCCTGGCGTGCATCAGCGTGGACCGCTACATCGCCATCACCCGCCCGCTGTCCTACGCCACGCTGGTGACGCCGTGCCGGCTGCGGGTGTGCATCGTGCTCATCTGGGTTTACTCCGCTCTGATTTTCCTGCCGTCCTTCTTCGGCTGGGGGAAGCCGGGTTACCACGGCGACATCTTCCAGTGGTGCGCCGACTCGTGGAAGACCAACCCGGGGTTCAGCACCTTCATCGTGGCGCTGCTCTACGCGCCGGCCGCCCTGACCGTCTGCTTCACCTACGGGAGTATTTTCCGGATCTGCCGGCAGCACACGCGGGAGATCACGCAGCGCCACGCCCGCTTCAGCACGCAGACGGAGGGCAAGAAGGGCGAGCGGGGCGAGCGCTGCGAGGGCTGCACGGACAAGCGCTACGCCATGGTGCTGTTCCGCATCACCAGCGTCTTCTACGTGCTGTGGATGCCCTACATCCTCTACTTCCTGCTGGAAAGCGCCGGACTGTATCACCACATGGTGGCGTCCTTCCTGACCACGTGGCTGGCCATAAGCAACAGCTTCTGCAACTGTCTGATCTACAGCCTGTCCAACAGCGTCTTCCGGAAAGGTCTCGGCAGCCTCTTCAGCCCGCTGTTCCCGTCCTGCCTCGACTGCACGGACGCCAAGAAGCCGCCGGCGCCCGTCAGTCTGCGGACGGACACTCGATGCCAAGTGTGAGACGCCACTCGGATCCATTCGGTGCTCATGGCGCGGGTCTTTTTAAGGTCCTGCGGTGAAATGTGTCGAGGACCCTCTGCACGGATGGCAGAGAGGTGCCCGTGCTGCTGCCTGTCGGTCACTTCAAAGGAAGATTTTTTTGTGGAAAAGTTCCTGCTTGGGACTTTGTTTGGATGCTCGCGGCGGGATGCTGCTTTATGGCTGCGAGCCGAAGACGTGGAGTAGAGAAGTTTGATTCTGATCAAGAAAGAAGTCAAAAGATTCAGAAGATTAAAGGAACTCTTCTGCCTGCACTTGTTTAAGAACCCCagatgcaaaaaataaataataaggaAAAGCACAGTGTGACCTGCGCTGTCTGATCCAACGAGAAGCAAAAAATATTTGATCTCTAGCCTGACTGATACTTCTATAAAGTCTCTTTCGGGGTAGAATTAAGtgttgcaaaaaaacaaacagtttaaGACTTGAAAGAGGCTACTGAAGGAAACTCCAGATGGTTCAGCCTTTAAACCGTCTGACAATCCTGACAATCGGCCTTCTGTGTGAGTGAACGTTAATTTCTCTGAAGGATTCTTCTCTTTTGGAGGTTGGTTTTTAGTGGGGAAACATGTTTACACAGTCTGGAGTTCACATGAAAAATGTTGACTcgtgaattgatttttttttgctttctacGGGGAAAACTGATGTCGGAAGTTTTCCTGCCAGCAGACGGTGTTGTATCCTTGTTagagaaaacaataaatagTATTTATTTGGAGagatatattctttttttgggttacattcatccTCAGGTTTATTGGCAGTTTTTTATTAATCCTCTGAGCTGCTTGCCTTTGATGTAGATAATAGTTTGAGTCATTCTTAAAATCACGAGCTGCGTTGTgctggttttttttaaagatacgATAATCAGTCAGTGCTGATGATGAATCTGCTGTCTGCCAGGATCCTCGGATTCGGCTTCGGTGCAAAAACTAACTTCACTAGAATTGTAACTTTTCTGCTCCTGTCTTTGTTTTCAGCCTCGGAAGCTGAAGAATTTTGatcttaaggcgagacacggcaggcaaaaacagtgatttttcatgcagtggtagATTTTttgattttgggccagtctactctatgtgttctttcaacctgctataaagaaaacgttgaaaacataaatgaaaatctttatttcatcacattttgtttactcgcaGCAGTGCGTTTCGcccccctatttaaatctttaatctgttttctcaaaatcagttttttgtatttttccagtatcaatatcgcttatggagcacctactagcACCAAACtatccagttatacacttagcagtattctgaagatatgtacagaaggatttgttgataaatcattcctgaccTCATTTATGTgacaatataataaaaaaatatggcaaaaatggatgtttttttagactatggacagtatattttgatttcctaggaaattaaagcagatatcctgaaatcctttccattttgtgtgtaaacaaaatgaaaaaagaattttgcacctggctttatcatatgttcagatctatcttccagAAATAtgtgcaaatgtgcgcatattgaATGAGATCATGCCTAATTTGCTTAATTAAAcgtacaaatttctaaaacttgtaatacattttttttcatacttgtataagtaatcaactgaggaagtttcatggtgatatctattattttaaaatattaccctattcacctgtagtgtctcgccttaaggtAACACTGGGCCCTTTGTGAAGATTTTTGGCCCCCAGAATGGCCGCAGACCCCCAGCGTAAGTCATAATCTGTTGGAAGTGTTGTTGTGTGAGGTGATTCGTCGCAGCCGAGACGTGCTGCACTTGAAACCGATTCAGCTTTTTGGTTTCAAAGTTGAGTCAAAGTTTTCATACACTGAAGGACCTTAAAGTTTGTTGTTAAAGTCGTGTTTAAAGTGACGTTTCTAAGAGCGTCTTGCTCCTTATTTTGATGCATCTGTGGTTGAAGAGGAagtggaaaataaaagaaactgCATGGGAAGATAACGTGGctaaagaaaaacttctgtgcACTCTCTGTCGGTGACTTTTGGAATAGCTTGGTTTGGGAGGGTGTCGTTGCTGAACCTTACAATCATATTGTCAAAGGTAAAATGCAGTATTTGGTCAAAAGTTTAATATCTGATGTGCTTTTTTAACCTTTTGAAATATGTATTTTCCATGAAGACGGCATGCAAAGCTTTGAACTAAAGACAGTTTCTGCACTCTATGGTTAGAATTTGATGTGTGTCTTATTTATTCACTGCTTCCTTACGCAGGGAGAATTCATATTAAACAAAAATTAGGAGGATTTTTGCTCGAGATCCTTTCCGTAACGCTGTCAGATGCATGTGAAACCAATCTGAGCCCATCACGATATCCCTTGCTGTTGCTCTGCGGCCGTTTAGACGTCGCCAGTCGTGGCATTTTGTGACTTTTTGTGCCTACCGACAGTTTAAACCAGAACAAACGCTGCATTTCGATGCATCGCTAGCTGCAGCCAACAAAGCTAGCTGCACTTAGAtacttttcctttgtttttttcttccatctgtTCTATAAAAGATGAGTTTTGAGACATCTTGATTGACATCTGAACTCTGCCGTGACAAAGTGTTAGTGAGAGCATTTCTTCCACACCGTTCAAGAGGGAGCTGAAGAATTTCCCTGTGAGAGGAAGTTGAAGACATCACAATGTTAAGTGCCCCGAGATGACTTGACTTATGATTTAATGCTGCATAAATGACATTAagttaaactgaattgaatctgtTGAACTAGGCCAGGCTTGTTGACTCGAAAAGGTTATAAAAGTGGTAACGACTGCCGATGGAAATGAGATCACATGGTAACTATTAAACCCTACGATGGCCCCGATGGACAAAAAGTGCCATTTTAAACACTATGGGTGTGTTCAAAAccccatactacatacttgcatactgcatactcattgatcagacagtatgcagagcgtttacccacaatgcatttcgctcctgcccgagccaaaatcagccagcctgaagccggctctaaactctgtaaactttagcaacatttgaaacattttcaggcgagaaagtagtcgtttagatccccaacgtgttgaaaacctgacaaaataccggctatttacaattttgttcccacgaattcggcgctactaaagctagccgcagtgagcaacgcacttccggttattttttacaaaaataaaatagcctttgccttttatcatagggaaagccattacgatacaattggtgcttttattttgaaaacaggaagtgaacctaccctagttgtagctagcttgaaactgccgtcttgacaggaaatgacgatcggcgacgtcacattacgttgcatcttgggtagtttgagtatgagtagtaacctcatgatgcatacccaacatttcggagaatctagtatgcatccgggaacttctcgcttactcaaactcgcatactaactcaaaaagttagtaggagtagtaggagaagtatgcggtttcgaacacactCGAGATTTCAGAAAAAGGCAACGCGACACAATCGGAGAACCTTTCTGGGAAAACATTTCAGATGGTTTCTGAAACTCCAGCGAAACAccagatttttgtttttgttgtctttaagtCTGCTGTGGTTGTGTTTTCCGCCTCCTTATATCCGATATTTAAGTGATTTTTACcgttttttagttttattttctttaaaaaaaaaggtttctaaaTTGACCTTTTCAGCCATACGAACAGATTAAAGGTGATTCTCTTTGTTTGCCAAAGATCGGCTGATGGTGCACTTTCAGCCGGCCGCCCTGAACATGTTGCATCCCTTGTTGTTTTTCTCAGCGGCAGCTCGTCAACATTTGGTTATAAAACACGCCGTGCAGtaaacatccagctgctcatATACAGCCAGGACTGTGATATAAATGTCACATTTACGTGTAATTACGACTGAAAGTTGATGTAAGGAATTGGTGTCTCATAGAGACACGTGCATGCGTTTTCACcacaggggtcagaggtcaggagaCCCTCCAACATGTGATGTCATACACCGTATTTCTATGTATGTTTTCTGTGTACAAAAATCTGCTCTGAAAATGTTAACTTGCTGCAAAATGTCGTCATGTTTGACCCCCCCAGTGAAAAATGCTCCACCAGCAGACTTTGTGTGCATGATTCTGGTTCAGTCTGGCTCAGTTTTATGTCTCGTGATGCTACTGAGAGGAACGCACTGACTGCACTCCTTGTCTTTGTATCCTAACACTGTTGCACAACTAACGTAATGAagacaaagacttcctgttttcCACAGGTCATGTCAGAAAATCAACAATGACTTGCAGAAAACCTTCCGGCCTGCCTTCCTTCTGTCGCTGCTGTGGGGACGAAATCAGAGCTCGCACAATCGGGCTGATCAGAGGTCCCAGTTTCAGCCGCGGTTACGTGCGGTTTTGCTTTTCCTTGACAGCAAAAATCAGCTGTGTGATTCTTCTTACAAACCACCGCAAAGCACTGACAGCAGAATCCAAATCTCAATGAAAGGGCTTCAATGTTGTAACTCTGGCTGAGCTGTGTGATAATCTGCATGTGACCTGAACTCTGAAACTCTTCTGCAGATTATTGTGAATAAGGAGGTGttgattgattaaaaaaaaaaaaaaaaaaacctgcgatgttctgttttctgtgttttttggaTTTATTTGACGGTGAAAATCCAGATGATATCTTATTGTTGGAGCTGCGGTCGCCACGCAGCCACGGACACGTCATTCAATCAAAACCGTAAAAAGATTCTCAGTTTAGTGTTTTTCAAGCATGTTTGAATGATTTCAGAGAGGAATAAACTGTAGTTTCAAATTATCATCGATTAGTTCTTCCCTTTTTTCTCAGGTTAACACGAGTGTGTAGTTAAATCATTCTCttagtttttaaaatgtttcccCACAAGGCAAAAATGTTGCCATGCAACTACTTCGTTGCatgcatctcagtcaggctgaggtctggactctgactg
This Odontesthes bonariensis isolate fOdoBon6 chromosome 6, fOdoBon6.hap1, whole genome shotgun sequence DNA region includes the following protein-coding sequences:
- the LOC142381880 gene encoding putative G-protein coupled receptor 21, translated to MSSPNMNSSSDANQSGSPLFCLLGAVGYPRSLDTCLLEVAIILFLTVLIIAGNLVVIFVFHCAPLLHHHTTSHFIQTMAYADLLVGVSCLVPSLSLLHYLRGLNEELTCKVFGYMVSVLKSVSMASLACISVDRYIAITRPLSYATLVTPCRLRVCIVLIWVYSALIFLPSFFGWGKPGYHGDIFQWCADSWKTNPGFSTFIVALLYAPAALTVCFTYGSIFRICRQHTREITQRHARFSTQTEGKKGERGERCEGCTDKRYAMVLFRITSVFYVLWMPYILYFLLESAGLYHHMVASFLTTWLAISNSFCNCLIYSLSNSVFRKGLGSLFSPLFPSCLDCTDAKKPPAPVSLRTDTRCQV